In the genome of Microtus pennsylvanicus isolate mMicPen1 chromosome X, mMicPen1.hap1, whole genome shotgun sequence, the window gagagaggaggagttgattgggtgagggggagggatatgggaggcggtggtgtggaagagacagaaatctttaataaataaataaatttaaaaaattcaacataaaatcagatacactgaatctgacggaagagaaagtggagaatagccttgaactcagcacaggaaaagactttctgaacagaacactatAAGTGCAGTCACTGGGATCAACAATTAGTAATCAGAACCACTTGAGCCTGAGACATTTCTGTATAGTGAAAGACATTGTCATTTAGACAAAGCCACAGGCTATAGAATGGGGAAAGATGATTATCAAGTACGCATTAAATAGAGAGCTAATATCCAAACTATATAAAGATTCTTAAAAACTaggtatcaagaaaacaaaaaacccaagtgGTGGCCGTATGTTCAGCAACTCTGCAGCTTTCATGCCCCTCATGACGGTGAACATCCTGTTTGAAGAGATTTTTGATATGAAAGATATTGTCCCAGAAGACAAGAAATTTGAGTATCTTGACAGAACTCTGAGAGTGAATCTTTCAGGATGGATTACATCTTAGATGTAAATGTTCAGATTTACTTTGTAGACTTAGGTTACAAATTCCAATTGGTCAAAACTAGTACCTTGTATGAAGATGGTTCCTTGGATGCTGGttgtgttggtttgaaagaaaatgactccaaaGGGAATGGTAcaatcaggaggtgtggctttgttggagtgaatGTGGCCTTGTTAGGTAAAACATGTCATTGtagaggtggactttgaggtctcatatatgctcaagccacatccAGTATCTCAATTCACTTCTTAGTGCCTAAAGTCAAGATTGTAGGACCCTTGGCTACTTTTACCAGCACTaagtctgcctacatgccaccatgtcacaccatgaggaaaatggactagacctctgaaaaATGTAAGCCGTccagttaaatattttttctttacaagagttgtCATCATCTTGGTGTCTCTTCCAGGCAATTGGAACCCTAAGATAATAGTGAATACAACCCCACAGATGATAGGCCTTCTAAGACTGAGCAGTTTGAGCATGCAATGTATGGGTAAGTGTACAGGGTTGAGGGAAATGATACCTCTACTCAAGTGGCAACACGCCACTCTGCATATGTGTCCTATGGGGGCCTGCTCATGAGGCTTCAGGGTGATGCCAACAACCTACATGAATTTGAGGTGCATTCCAGAGTGTATCTGCTGATAAAGAAACTGGTATTCTGAACTTGTGATTAGTCACTCAAGTCATGGACATTGTTGAAGACTGAGTATTATTCCCCTGTGAAAGGGGCTGGACTCTGTGTCTACTGTGGATACTTATTCAGGTTGTTTGAATTCAGTAGAAATCTGATTTGTCTGAAAAACTTCAAGTGAAAGAGCTTAGCATAAATGTGAAGTTGTGTgtggcatttatttttttcaatttaaagtttaccttttcagaaaaaagaacacaacaaattaaaaatggggtataccACATGACTCATTGAACATAGGGAGGATGAGCTGGTAtctacatagaaccttcaccctcATGTTCCAGTGTTTTGACACAGAAAGCTACTCTACAGGCTTCCAAAAGAGGAATGTAAACACTGACTCTACCACAAAAATTTTAATATGCAGTCCATCCTGCCTGTAAAATATGCTAAGGCattggtggcacagaacttgtgggagtagccaaccaatatctgattgaACGTAAAGCTCATGATTGGGTGACAAAAAGCAGAGACTAGATTGCCCAGAGAACTGGGATAAAATGAAACACTAGTGGTCTAAAAAGaagtatcaataaaatgactcttaatgatattctgtattGGAGACCTGTGCTAGCCCGGACCATAAATGATTTCTCTtaaccagaccccaacataaactttCTCTCTCTGGACCGGTGTAGAGGCATGGGAATAAAGATACAACTCACATGGTTTCATGGTGAGGGAGATTCTCAGTagtccctcatgaagtcctgagtcaCATCCTGGAGAATTCCTCTTGTTTATTGTCTAAACAgccttatatatcaaaacataaactgaggggaaATACaccagcattctgtctcctaggtaatcAGGTGAATGACTTTTAGTCACATTCTCATCTACCTATCTgctctgtatgctagctgtcaggTAGgtttgaattagcatctctatcaggcatcctccaaattacaaagaaaggagcaaaacaacatcttgaccttttgttaggttagtgacagcctgtctggaaggttaTGTGACCATTTTAGATACTGactatggctttagagcctggctgccataccatatagaaataGGGGACTACAATTCTGCTATGCTCATAAACAGTGCCTTACttggccatcatcagagaagcttcctcctgtagtagatgggaacaaatacagagacccacagtcaaacaatacacacagagagaccttggaacacataGGTCTAAACAagatatctccatcaaatccttccacCCAGAGCTCAGGTAACCAACcctgcagaggaggaggtggaaagaagaggggagacagagggaacagaagacaccagaagaacaAGCTCTTCTAACTAAGCAATGATCATATGAACACACAGAgtctgaagcagcaagcacagggcctacacgGGTCTACACCAGGTCCTCGGGATTTATACTATAGCTTTCAATTTAGTAATTTTCTGGGACTCCTGCATGTGTAACCAACTGTGTCttattcttgtgccttctcttggaacttttttagttttctgttgccTTGGATTGTCCAATTTTGGTATaatggcttttgttttatcttactatatcttattttgttatgttttgttgttatcccttagaagcctattcttttctaatgagagacagaaaggaagtgagtGGATCAGATaggaaaggagatggggaggaactgggaagaatagaaggaggagaaactgtattCAGATTATatggtatttaaaaattaaaaggtaaaaaaaagatgaagtatagatctaaacagaattctcaatagaggaatttcaaatggctaaGGAACACTTAAAaaggttcaacatccttagtcatcagtgaaatgcaaatcaaaactttgAGATTCTATTTTACCCATGTCAGAATGTcaaagatcaataaaaataagtttcagctaatgctggagaggatgtagtgTAACGGGAACActcatacattgctggtgggagtgcaaacttgtacagctactgtGGAAATCCTCAGGAACATGGGGATCCAATTGCCTCAAGATCTAGTTAAACCACTCTTttgtgcatatacccaaaggatgctttatTGTATCACAAGGATACAAGgactcaaccatgttcattgctgttctatacataatagccacaaataagaAATGTCCCTGATGTCCctcagcagatgaatggataaagaaaatggagaacatttatacaatgaagtattactcatacattaaaaaagacatcatgatttgtgggagcctagtctgtttggatgctcaccttcctagacctggatggagtggggaggaccttggacttcccacagggcagggaaccctgactgctctttgaactggagagggagggggagggggagggaaatggaaggaggggagaaggtagaaatttttgagtaaaaataaaaaaatgtaaaaaaaaagacatcatgaaataTGCAGGTAAAAAGATAGAActaaaaaaattatcctgagagTAGTATCCTAGTCTCAGACATATAAATATTGTacatatttgcttatatgtgaatTTTAGCTGccaagtcaatgataaccaagccaCAATCTGTAGAACCACAGAGGGTGGGTATAGAGTAGGGGGATAGATTGTACAGATAGATCTCTTTAGGAAAGTGACGTAGAATGGATAGTTCTGGATGCATGGGGTGATTTGGAATAGGAAGGATCAGGTCTAGACAGGGATTAGAGTGACAATACAGGaaaagacagctaaaattaagggtaATTTGAGGtttagtatggaaacctaatacagtagactcttcctaaaaacatatatatatgaaggtgatctaaaagaaatcatCAAATAATGGAGGAGACAGAATGCCAACTGGCCATTTCTTGTCATTCagtgaagcttccagtaccaggactGGGTTAAACATCTAATTGAGTGGTTGGCCAATGGGGTCCCATGTGAATCCttaaacaacccaggctattgccaaggcaATAGgtttccacaaactgacagcaaggtctCATGGCTGAAGACAACACATGTACAGTTCATTAAACATGGAGAGGGAAAAACTGGTACCTAAATAGAACCTGTACTCCCATATTCTAGTATCTTTAACACCAAAAGGTACTCTGCAGACTTCCAAGAGAATTGCAAAGACCAAGCCtaccacaaaacctttgatctacaatccATCCTACCTACAAAATATGCCAGAACAATGGTGGTAGAGAACCCGTGGGAGTAACTGACAAATCTCTGGTTTGACTTAAGGCTTCTCTCAGAGATAGAACCTATTCCTGTTGTGgattagaatatttgtttaattatgcaaagatatattgcttttatttatgctgcattttttaattatgtaaagatgtgttgctattttaccttgcctgcctaaagcacctgactGGTCTACCAAAAAGCTGATGGCCAATAGATAAGCAAAGGAGGGATAGATGGGGCTGGTAGGCAGAAAGAATAGGGGCCAGCCAGCctggggccagacagacagacaaagaggaagcagaaaatcaGGATAGACAGTACATAGATAAGTAAATGAATCTCAGGGtactacatagattaatagaattgggctaatttaagttaaagtAAGCTAAGGCCAaatattcataataataatatgtctctgtgtcatgatttgggagttggtggtccaagaaagcctgctatatAACCCTGACACTGCTTGGATGACTAAGAACCAGAGAGCAGACTAGATATCCCAGGGACCTAAGATAAAATCAAATACCAGTggtctttttttaataaaaaaagtagtgataaaatgactgaTATTGTATTATACTCCTCAATTAGCATCTTGCTCAGGCATCATCAAATAAGCTTCCTCCTATAGCAGATGGAAATAATACAGAGACGCAGAGCCACACATTACACACAGAGAGTGGGAGATCTTGGAACACTCAGACATAAATGTCTTCACCAAATTCCCCTTCTCAGAGctcagaagaggaggtggaaaaactgtagaagtcagaggggatggaggacaccaggagaaaaaGGTGTGTTAAATCAGCATGctcaaagctcatatgaactcacagagactgaagcagcatgcacagggtctGTACCAGGTCTTTTGTGTACATATCACGGCTTCCAACTTAGTGTTTTTATGAGACTCCTAAGTGTGACAACTGATTCTTGTCCCTTCtcttctatatgtttttcctatCCAAGTCTAATGTGATAGGTTTaccttactatattttattttgttatattttaatattatcgCTTAGCAGCCCTTTTGTTCTAATTAGAGACATAAAGGAAATAGATCCATGTGGGAGGCAAGGtggagagggactgggaagagtagagggaggggaaagggtaaTCAGGATATGTTATGGGAGAAAAGATTCTGCTTTCAATagataaaagggagaaatgtaTAACAAAAATGTTTACTGTGATACTTagggtttgcttttctttctttttttcaatttgataCAAAATGTTGTCATATAAGAaggaattgagaaaatgcctgtgTCAAACTGGCCTATAGGCTAGTCTGtgagcattttcttggttgatgattgatgtggaaggatcCAGCCTACAGGGAGCAGTGTCAttcctgggaaggtggtcctggatgTTAAAAGAAGGCTGAGAGAGTCATGAAGAGTAAGCCAGAAGGCAGCTTTTCTCTGTTGTCTCTACTTTATTacttgcctccaggttcttgtcttGGCCTTCCTTGGTGATAGACTAAAACCCAagagcttttggtcatggtctttatcacagcaatagaaatcaaatTAACATATTTACAAACATAAATCTGTCAAAATAACTTCAGACCGCCTAACAGAAACCATAAAAGTCAGAAAAGCACAAAATTATATATCTTAAACCTCAAAATTAAGAAATTGTCAtccaaaatttaaatattcagcAAAATTACCTTTAAGTGAAGAAATAAGCCAGAATATCAAAGAAACACTTTCATATCCATATTTATTACTGTACTATTCATGGCAGCCAGAAAGTGAGGACACTTCAGATGTCAATGAACAAGGGAATAGATAATAAAACTGTGGGACACATGTAGAACTCGATTATATTCACCTGTAAAGAATGCCAAGTGCAGAAAAGAGAAATACTATGTTTTATATCATATGTGCAACCTATATATAATTAcgaacacacatatatgttctttcatatatataatcTACCTTCATATAAAGTAGAAAGGTAACTATGAAGAGGGACAATAATGTATAAGGAGATCAGAGTGAAGAATAAGAGAGGATAACGAGAATAAGAATGGTAAATTAGGTGAGACTATTTGGGGAGTGTGAAGGCATTAGTTATCAAGAAAAGCAAGAAGGTATTTAGGGGGCATATGGGttataattatgaataataaGCATGAATCCTTTATGCtaactaaaaattaataaacatgtaaaactaaaaacattaattttcagttttagaaagaaattttccactcatacaaaaataaatgtgtttgtaCATAGATACTTGGTGATGTACTGTTCACTAATTACAAAATTACTGTAAAATTAAGGTCATTAGAAAGAGTGTGCTAAAAGCGAAGACAAGCTGGGCCAAACAGAGGCACACAGCACCTACCTCATTTCACACAGAAGCCCAAAAATGATGGTTGTCATTTCTAGATGAATGACTATGACAGAACACTGAACATGAGCAGTAGAGAAACTGGAAACTTTTAAGATAAAAGATCTGGGGCATCAGCACAGTAAAGTAAATCAAATGATCTTGTATAATTCACCTAGGTTCATAGAGGGCCAGGAGgatgtcttcttttctttgcAAGTGTAAGAATAAATGGCAGAGTTTTAGCAAACGTCACTGTGGATGTTGGCACTCTCATTGAATAGAAAGTTTCAAAAAACTGTAAATATTCAGCCCACTGAAGATGTGACATCTGAATTCTTCTAAGtagtattgctttaaaaaaatatgtcagCATATCAAGCAATGAAATTCCAGGGTTCTGTAGCCAGGAGTCATTCAAAGAAGGGGTCACAGTCTGAATTTGAATTACCTTAAGTTTCAGAAACCCTTGCACTTTGTAAACCCTGTGGCACCATGCGTATTCTACTGCACTGACTATGTGTATAGGTCGTTCAGGAACCAAACATGACCCAAAACAGTTACTTACTCAAGCTTCAGCAAGATATTGGTAAATTTCAGCAGTCAGAAAAAGAACCAAGCAAAAGCTATGAAAATTCAAACCATAATGCAACAAATAACTAATGTCAAAGGctaaaacaacaaataatgaCAAATTAAGAATCTATACATAAATTTGAATAGAGGGCTTTTGAAATAATCTACTGAAACAATAAAATTGGGGtgagaaagaaaaggatttttttaaaaagaggattaAAGATTATGGGGCACCAGTAAGTGGACAAAGATCCACATTTCTAATCCTTAATCTCACTAAGGTTTTCAAATAGTCATTCCTTCATGTTCTTCATcaggcattttttttccatttcaatttGATCATTCTAAGTTTACACATTTTGAATTTCAAGAAATGCAAAAGGCCAAGTAGGAAATGTCAAGCAAATGAAAAGGGGAGTACAGCCTACAGTATCACAAAAATCAATACTAGGAGCAAAACTGATTTCAGTGAATGTGTGCATCAAAAAGAAAAGGGTTAACCACACTAATAATAAAtggcaaataatttaaaaaacaaaaagaaaccaaatgcAAAATTAGGTTAAATATCAAAGATCAAAGGATACATAAATGAAATAGACACAACAAAAGCAATAGGAAAAAAATTGATGAAGCAGTGCTGGTTCTTTGAAAGGGTGAACAAAATCAACAAACCCCACTGCCAAATCAGGAAAAATAATGACCATATACAAAAGATGAGAAGTGAAAAAGTTGAAATTATGCAAAATACCACAATGACACAATTTATCACTAAAGATAATTGTGACAAATCACATGCCACAACttgtaaaaacagaagaaatgggtATCTGGATATAACTGGACTGCCAAATTTGAAACCTCAGGGACATTAAAAATATGACTAGATTAATTTGATAGCAGATAGGAACTCAAAATTACAGGTCAGAACCAGAAGCAGAAAACCTTCACAGGCCATTCCTTAGTAACCCACTGACCTCTGCTAGCCCCCACATTTCAAAAGAGCAGCACCAGCTGGATGCTGAGTTCAAATACAAGAAGCTCTGGGGAACATTTCAATGTTAATTACAAGAAATGAATTCAATAAGTCTgagttgttttctctttttcaattcCGTGGAAGTTTGGGAAGTACAGGACTGTgaaaaacactatgaccaaacacaagttgagaaggaaagggcttatttggcttacactgccACACTGTggtccatcactggaggaagtcagcacaggaacacaaacagggcaagagcctggaggcaggagctgattcagaagccatggatgggtgctgcttactgagttgctccccatggcttgctcaagttgcctttatttttttaatagaacccaggacctccagttGAGGGGTGACACCATCCATGGTGGGTGAGCCCTTCCCCATTAATAACTAACCAAGGAAATGCTTCACATGGATGCCTACAGGACAAtcttatagaagcattttcttagttgatgttccttcctctcagatgactacagTTTGTGTCAAGTCGACATAAAATTAGTCAGCACAACAGTGCTCTTGTCATCTtgatacacaaacacatcactgtcAGTTGcaacttttcctttcttgttcatttccAACATGATATATTAATAAAGACATCACAATAAAAAGCATTTTACAGCCAAGCaatggtggcataggcctttaaacccagcaccctggaggcagaggcaggtggacctctgtgagttcgaggccagaatggtctacaagagctagttccaggagaggaaccaatactacacagagaaaccctgtcttgagaaacctaaataaataaataaatacaatacaatacaatacaaaataaaaaaaaatacaaacctaAAAATATCCCAC includes:
- the LOC142841496 gene encoding DNA-directed RNA polymerases I, II, and III subunit RPABC3-like; protein product: MDYILDVNVQIYFVDLGYKFQLVKTSTLYEDGSLDAGYNSEYNPTDDRPSNSAYVSYGGLLMRLQGDANNLHEFEVHSRVYLLIKKLVF